In Zonotrichia leucophrys gambelii isolate GWCS_2022_RI chromosome 14, RI_Zleu_2.0, whole genome shotgun sequence, a single window of DNA contains:
- the CCDC78 gene encoding coiled-coil domain-containing protein 78 codes for MDLGITAENESVQLEDRNQEGQQPGDPQEEMGELPGSSMDFPARMVLSEEEKLKISKDLVDLQIETNRMKERYETENFQLKTMMQELERRVQELEQGRDSLREERDSLREERDSLRERLQGLESSRQELGQEFIILKSNYLALGRELDKEVLRNEELTQELLSLAKESSLPPGLAHPSSPGLGRGRAAGQPRSAHRGKQPEDAAAPEHEQQELERNLPGNQDHIKAELEKLKKRHEEQQQKLEERVLALGQELQEAKGAAGAEHSAVLLSAQARLREVEAENARLQLQLKELNEEYRCRLAQCLGDLANYMDSKPSSVPGHSKAPADHAAMQSFVDSMLRDIQASYRRREEQLARAARGYRKRLKELAKKHENLLIAYGLQREQIRALGSTAMDGGPAELHLTIPDPELLANSSRELHGLRQHKARLELQLQELQQKSLKGASALAVPPEQQLDEEGWAEIRRKLREFTLNTQEELEQQRSQLLTRAVVAEEQVLELQGYIDQHLARYKQEILRLRKAEGSEVPPVPRASSASQEPEQPQPWEQPTAGKD; via the exons ATGGATCTTGGAATTACTGCAGAGAATGAGAGT gtgcAGCTGGAGGACAGGAAccaggaggggcagcagcctggagacCCACAGGAGGAGATGGGGGAACTGCCTGGCTCCAGCATGGACTTCCCAGCCAGGATGGTCCTGAGTGAGGAGGAAAAACTGAAG ATTTCCAAGGACCTGGTGGATCTCCAGATCGAGACAAACAGGATGAAGGAGCGTTATGAGACAGAGAACTTCCAGCTGAAAACCATG atgcaggagctggagaggcgggtgcaggagctggagcagggccgGGATTCGCTTCGGGAGGAGCGGGATTCCCTTCGGGAGGAGCGGGATTCCCTCCGGGAGcgcctgcagggcctggagagcagccggcaggagctggggcaggagttCATCATCCTCAAGAGCAACTacctggccctgggcagggagctggacaaggag GTGCTGAGGAATGAGGAGCtgacccaggagctgctcagcctggccaaGGAGAGCAGCCTCCCCCCTGGCCTGGCCCATCCCTCCTCCCCGGGGCTgggaagaggcagagcagcaggacagccccGCTCTGCTCACAGGGGCAAG CAGCCTGAGGATGCAGCTGCCCCTGAGCacgagcagcaggagctggaaagaAAC TTGCCTGGAAACCAGGATCACataaaagcagagctggaaaagctgaagaaaaggcacgaggagcagcagcagaagctggaggAGCGAGT GCTGGcgctggggcaggagctgcaggaggcgAAGGGAGCGGCCGGGGCCGAGCACTCAGCG gtgctgctctcGGCCCAGGCCCGGCTGCGCGAGGTGGAGGCGGAGAACGCgcggctgcagctgcagctgaaggagctgaacGAGGAGTATCGGTGCCGGCTGGCACAGTGCCTGGGGGACCTGGCT AACTACATGGACAGCAAACCCAGCAGCGTGCCAGGACACAGCAAAGCCCCAGCTGACCACGCTGCCATGCAGAGCTTTGTGGACAGCATGCTCAGGGACATCCAGGCCTCCTACAGGCGCCgggaggagcagctggcccGGGCAGCCCGGGGCTACAGGAAACGCCTGAAGGAGCTGGCCAAGAAACACGAGAACCTGCTCATTGCCTATGG GCTGCAGCGGGAGCAGATCCGCgccctgggcagcactgccatggaCGGTGGCCCTGCCGAGCTCCACCTGACCATCCCTGACCCCGAGCTGCTGGCAAACAGCTCCCGGGAGCTGCACGGCCTGCGCCAGCACAAGGcacggctggagctgcagctgcaggagctgcagcag AAAAGCCTGAAAGGAGCCTCTGCCCTCGCAGTGCCTCCGGAGCA GCAGCTGGATGaggagggctgggcagagaTCAGGAGGAAGCTCCGGGAATTCACACTCAACACCCAG gaggagctggagcagcagaggagccagCTGCTGACCCGGGCTGtggtggcagaggagcaggtgctggagctgcagggctaCATCGACCAGCACCTTGCCAG GTACAAGCAGGAGATCCTGCGCCTGAGGAAGGCAGAGGGCAGCGaggtgcccccagtgccccgtgccagcagtgccagccaggagccagagcagccccagccttggGAACAGCCCACTGCAGGGAAG GACTGA